The following nucleotide sequence is from Alteromonas sp. V450.
CCCACTGAAAATAAAGCGTTATACATTGAACACGCCAAGCTTGCTGGCGATATCTTTAAAGAATATGGCGCGACTAAAATACTCGAAGCCTGGGGTGACGATGTCCCCGACGGAGAAGTAACGTCGTTTCCTTTAGCGGTAAAAGCCAAAGAAAATGAAACCGTGGTGTTTTCTATCGCGTTCTGGCCATCAAAAGAAGTACGTGATACTGCGTGGCAAAAAGTAATGGAAGACCCACGAATGCAGGAAAACGAAAACCCCATGCCTTTTGACGGTAAACGCCTTATTTACGGAGGCTTCGCTCCTATTCTCGAATTATAACGGTATAGCTTTCAGCTATTTCATATCGTCAATTTTCGCCAACGCCGACGGCAAATCGGCGGCTAATTTTTTGTACCGGCGGTATACAATAAAAACGACCACACTGTTTATCAAAAGCTGTGTTCCCCACAGCTTGAAGGTATTAAACATCAGTACATTAAATACGGCGAGTGCCAGCAATCCACACCACAAAGCTAAGCATCCATAGAGGCTAATTTTCCAGTAATGTAATTGTTGTTTTAGTTGGTTTTGTTTAAACGCCAACATTGACTGAACGTCTAAGGTCTGGACCTTCCACTGTTTTTGCCTTACCCAATATCCCCATGCCCCGAAAGCGGCGGGAATAGGTGTAAGTACCATGAAAAGCAAAAATTGATACGTGCTAAGTGGCTCAAACAACACCAAAGTTAAACACCACACAGACACCGCTAGCCCGAGCACCAAATCAACGGCGCCTTTTAGTTTAAGTTTAAATCTTGCGCTCTTGGTTTCTTTAATCAGTGCATCTGTATCTACTGAAGGGGTTGCATCCTTGTAGGCACTTTGCCACTGAGCAAGTTGCTTATCTAATTCGTTCATTTGCGTGTTGTTATCGGCCATACTTAATTTTTCTGCGCTCATGGCTTTTTTGTTATCGCTCAAGGCTTCTTTATGATCGCTCAAGGCTTTTTTATCTTCGCTCATGGCTTCTTTATGATCGCTCATGGCTGTTGCTCCATTATCTGCGTTAGCTGTTGGCGGGCGCGGCTTACTCGCTTAGCGACGGCACTCTCTTTGATACCTAACATATTGGCTATTTCCAGCTGACTGAAACCTTCTAAAAGCAAAGCCAGAACCTGTCTGTACTTTATTTCTAGCTGACGTAAGCCTGTCATGAGATCCAGCGCATTCTCTTGTGACGTGGCACCCCGAAATGAGCTGGCGCTGATTGTGTGAAAAGAATCAATCTCGCCGTCATGGGTAAACTCTTTACGCCGCCGCTCTTTAATCACGTGGTCTACCGCCTTGTTATGCGCAACTTTGGCCACAAAGGTTTTCACACTCGCCTCACCGCGAAAGCCACTATCACTGTCTTTTGAGGCTCCTTCAAAAGCGCGCCAAACCGCCAGTGACATTTCTTGTATCAGCTCATCTTGAAGTGATTTATTAGCCTCAAATGTTGCCGCAATACGCGCCATGAGCGGCGCGTATTCACTAAGCAGTTTTTCTATTTGAATGGTTTCTTTCACTGCATTTCCATTTTTATTATTTTTTAATTCAACGCTTTGAGTGAGCAGTTAAATTACGCTTTCTAGCTGATTAGCGAAATAAGCGCTGGTAAGCAACAAAGCACATACATGAAACAATAGGGCCAAACACTAATCCCGATAATGCGAAACTATAAGGCGCAAGTGCAACTGTTAAGAAAATCATGACACCTATTATCAACATCGGCTTATAAGCGCCTACTACTGTAGCAATACTATTTGTGAAAGATACTGGGATTGAGCGATGCTTTAAAATAAGTAACATAGGTACAAATAAAAGCAGTAAGTTTATTGGTGTCGCCGAGCCCATCATTAACCCGACTTTCCAAGCGGGTACATCTACTACAACACCATTTGCTAACGCCGCCACTGAATCTGCGCCCATTAACAAAGCGCCAATTTGAAATTGGATCCACGCGATCACTGGCCCAGTCAAACTCCACAAAGCGACATTTGTCCACGAGCGCGGGGTACCGCCCGACAATCTCAACTTGTTATTCTCTGCTAAGTTTGCAATGGCCAACCACATTACGGTAGCCAGAAGCGGACCTACCCATTTCGATATGCCTAAACCAATTGGCCCTGCTAGCGCTTGAATGACCCCCGCGGCGAATAGAGTAACAAAAGAAAGCCCCAATAATTTAAAAGGTGCTTTTATAAAAAGCTGCCACCCCTCTTTCAACCATATGAACGCTTCCTTCGCAGGAAGGCTCTTGTTAGCTTGATGGTATGTTGCACGAGTAGAAGTTACTGTTGTCATGTTTTTATCCTTTGCATTGCGTAAGCGTTAGTATTGAGTTTCACTGTTGTTTCATCCCAGCCTGCTACGCGTTAACTGCTTATCGTACAGTTGGGTTCATTGATTGATTTTTCCCCTATAGACGATAGCAATTGCAAAAACCTGACAATCTTTTTCAAAAAAAGTAAGAAAACTAAAAAAAACAATACCCACCAAACACTTATAAACGTCAAAGCCAATATTCGTACTTTTAAATTTGGCTTGCAGCACAATTTTGGTTGAGTAATTAGGGCTTTGTAAAAAAATAACCGCCCTACTACCCTTTAATACGCTTATTTCAGGCAAAAAAAAGCCCGCTAAACTAAGCGGGCTTTCAAAAACTATCAGAAAACACTAGGCTAATGTAATGCGCGCAAACTTGCGTTTACCCACCTGATAAACGTTTTCACCTTTTTCGGTGATCACTAAGCGGGTGTCTTCCACTTTATCACCGTTGATTTTAACTGCGCCTTGCTTAATCATGCGCATAGCATCTGAAGTCGAACCTACAAGTTTGGCTTCTTTCAACAAGTTACCAATGGCAATACCGTCATCGCTTAATGCAATTTCAAGCTCAGGCATGTCGTCAGGAATAGCATTTTTCTGGAAACGTTGAATAAAGTCCTGATGCGCACCTTCTGCCGCTGCGTCGTCATGGAAGCGTGCAATAATTTCTTTCGCCAGCATGATTTTAATATCACGTGGGTTTTCACCGTTAGCAACGCGAGTTTTAAGCTCAGCAATGTCTTCTAGCGGACGGAAGCTTAGAAGGTCGTAGTAACGCCACATCAAATCATCAGAAATAGACATCACTTTACCAAACATATCGTTTGGCGCGTCTGTGATACCAATGTAGTTGTTCAAAGATTTAGACATCTTCTGAACGCCGTCTAGACCTTCTAGAAGCGGAACCATTACAATAGATTGCTGCTTTTGGCCTTGCTCTTTTTGAAGCTCACGACCCATTAGCAAGTTAAAGCGCTGATCCGTACCACCTAATTCAACGTCTGACTCTAGCGCAACAGAATCCCAACCTTGCACTAACGGATACAGAAACTCGTGAATAGCA
It contains:
- a CDS encoding DUF1428 domain-containing protein, whose translation is MSYIDAFAVAVPTENKALYIEHAKLAGDIFKEYGATKILEAWGDDVPDGEVTSFPLAVKAKENETVVFSIAFWPSKEVRDTAWQKVMEDPRMQENENPMPFDGKRLIYGGFAPILEL
- a CDS encoding RNA polymerase sigma factor, which encodes MKETIQIEKLLSEYAPLMARIAATFEANKSLQDELIQEMSLAVWRAFEGASKDSDSGFRGEASVKTFVAKVAHNKAVDHVIKERRRKEFTHDGEIDSFHTISASSFRGATSQENALDLMTGLRQLEIKYRQVLALLLEGFSQLEIANMLGIKESAVAKRVSRARQQLTQIMEQQP
- the tyrS gene encoding tyrosine--tRNA ligase, which codes for MKDWQTALAEIKRGVDEILPEEDLIEKLKSGKTLTIKAGFDPTAPDLHLGHTVLINKLRTFQQLGHKVVFLIGDFTGLIGDPTGKNVTRKPLSKEQVLENAKTYQEQVFKILDEDKTEIRFNSEWMDGLGAAGMIKLAASQTVARMLERDDFKKRYNNGQPIAIHEFLYPLVQGWDSVALESDVELGGTDQRFNLLMGRELQKEQGQKQQSIVMVPLLEGLDGVQKMSKSLNNYIGITDAPNDMFGKVMSISDDLMWRYYDLLSFRPLEDIAELKTRVANGENPRDIKIMLAKEIIARFHDDAAAEGAHQDFIQRFQKNAIPDDMPELEIALSDDGIAIGNLLKEAKLVGSTSDAMRMIKQGAVKINGDKVEDTRLVITEKGENVYQVGKRKFARITLA